A region of Selenomonadales bacterium 4137-cl DNA encodes the following proteins:
- the wecB gene encoding UDP-N-acetylglucosamine 2-epimerase (non-hydrolyzing), with the protein MAPIKVMTIFGTRPEAIKMAPVVLELAKYPTLVTPVVAVTAQHREMLDQVLQLFRVVPDHDLDIMSRGQTLFDITCRSLQGLNDVLAGERPDIVLVHGDTTTTFAGALAAFYHQIAVGHVEAGLRTRNKFSPFPEEMNRKLAGSLTDLHFAPTATARGNLLAEAVAPADVFVTGNTVIDALLATVDEKYRFTAPPLADIDYLSRRVILVTTHRRENLGEPLRHVYQALRDIVSEFADVEVVFPVHKNPRVREIVQAELGGLARVHLVDPLDYQPFANLIARSHLVLTDSGGIQEEAPSLGKPVLVLRDTTERPEALDAGTVKLVGTDREKVYAETRRLLVDRDEYRRMANACNPYGDGQAARRIVSFILWKHGLAERPEPYSAR; encoded by the coding sequence ATGGCTCCCATAAAGGTCATGACTATTTTCGGCACGCGTCCCGAGGCGATCAAAATGGCGCCGGTGGTTCTGGAACTGGCGAAATACCCGACCCTTGTCACCCCGGTGGTCGCTGTCACCGCCCAGCATCGCGAGATGCTCGACCAGGTACTGCAGCTTTTCCGCGTTGTGCCCGACCATGATCTCGACATTATGTCCCGGGGGCAGACGCTTTTCGATATCACCTGCCGCTCGCTGCAGGGACTCAACGACGTGCTTGCCGGGGAGCGTCCCGACATCGTCCTCGTCCATGGCGACACGACGACGACTTTTGCCGGCGCGCTGGCCGCCTTCTACCACCAGATCGCCGTCGGTCACGTCGAGGCTGGTCTGAGGACGCGGAACAAGTTTTCCCCCTTTCCGGAGGAGATGAACCGCAAGCTCGCCGGCTCGCTCACCGACCTGCACTTCGCGCCCACTGCCACCGCCCGCGGCAATCTGCTCGCCGAGGCGGTCGCGCCGGCGGACGTGTTCGTCACCGGCAACACCGTCATCGACGCCCTTCTGGCCACCGTCGACGAAAAGTACCGATTCACCGCGCCGCCGCTCGCCGATATCGACTACCTCTCCCGGCGGGTCATCCTTGTTACGACCCACCGCCGCGAGAATCTTGGCGAGCCGCTCCGCCACGTCTATCAGGCGCTGCGCGACATCGTAAGCGAGTTCGCCGACGTCGAGGTCGTCTTTCCCGTACATAAGAATCCGCGCGTGCGGGAGATAGTCCAGGCTGAGCTGGGCGGACTGGCGAGGGTTCATCTCGTCGACCCGCTCGACTACCAGCCGTTCGCCAACCTCATCGCCCGTTCCCATCTCGTGCTGACCGACTCCGGCGGCATCCAGGAAGAAGCGCCGTCGCTCGGCAAGCCGGTATTGGTGCTCAGGGATACAACCGAGCGCCCGGAAGCGCTCGACGCCGGAACGGTCAAACTGGTCGGCACCGACCGGGAAAAGGTGTACGCCGAAACCCGCCGGTTGCTCGTAGACCGGGACGAATACCGGCGGATGGCCAATGCCTGCAATCCTTACGGCGACGGGCAGGCCGCCCGCCGCATCGTGTCGTTCATCCTCTGGAAGCACGGTTTGGCCGAGCGGCCGGAGCCGTATTCC